CCTCATCGACGCCACCGAACTCGGCGACGTAATGGCCGCAACCAACACGCCCTACAGCATCGGCATGGACAGCAGAAAGGTAACCCATGAAGAAGTAGCGCCACTCGAAGCTAATCATTATATACAGGCACTTACCTACGTGGTTACGCTGAAAGACTTCGGCACCGGCGCAGATAAAACAATTCCCAAACCCGCCGGCTACGACCCTACACCGTTCCTCTGCAGCTGCAGCGCCTCTAACCCTTACGGCAATACGAACAACGGTATTATAGACTGTGATAAAATGATGGAATACGGCAAACTGCCTAACCATAAATATATGATCAACTGGCCTGGCTGCGGTAACGACTACCCGCTCAACGTGATCGAAATGAGCCGTGAAGAAAGAAATGAAGCATTGAAGAAGGCAAAACTCCACACCCTCCACTACCTCTACTACCTGCAAACCGCATTGGGATATAAACATCTTGGCATCGCCGATGAATATCCTACAACTGATAAGTTACCTATGATCCCGTATTACCGCGAAGCCAGAAGGCTACACGGCATTACCACGCTTACGCTCAATCATGTAGCCAAACCTTTTGATCAGCCGGAAGCATTTTATCGTACAGGCATTGCCGTTGGTGACTACCCTATCGATCACCACCAGAGCAAAGATCCCAACGTTCCTAAAATCAACTTCGAAAAAGCGAAAGTTCCGTCCTACAATATTCCGCTGGGATCGCTGATACCTGCCACTACAGAAGATTTTATCGTTGCAGAAAAAAGCATTAGCGTTACCAATATCGTAAACGGAGCCACCCGCCTGCAACCTGTGGTATTACAACTCGGGCAGGCTGCCGGTGCACTCGCTGCCATCTCTATAAAACACAACATTCAACCACGGCAGGTACAGGTACGTGAGGTACAGGATTCTTTGTTGAAATCCGGCGTTTATCTCATGCCTTATATCGATGTAAAACCTGAAAACAAACATTTTGCAGCTATACAGCGTATAGGCGCTACCGGTGTCCTTCGTGGATCAGGAGTTGCCTATACCTGGGCAAATCAGACCTGGTTCTACCCTAACAGACCTATCAGTGAATATGAGTTTGTAGAAGGCCTGTCGTCATACTACCCTGCTGCGAAAACATTACAACCAACCGGTGAAGACTTAACACCAGCCTACATCGTGAAAGCCCTATCTACTGCCAGCACCAAAAGTATCTCACTGGAAAATCTTGCTGGTGCATGGTCCAAACTACAGCTGGATATAGCTTTCAATAAAAATGCATCTCTCAACAGGGAAGCTGCTGCTGTTATTACAGACTATCTCCTGCACCCATTCGACCTGCAGGTAGACTTTAACGGATATCTGGTGAAATAATGGTAACCATGTGGAAATATACACCCATGCTGATATGCGCACTCACAGCCTCCACGCTGTGCAGTGCGCAACAGCATGATACAGCCAAAGCCAGGTACGATTCTACCTATCACAACTACCTGTACGATTCAAGACTGGCCTATTTCAAAGGATTGCCCGATACAAAACATGAGATCATTTTTTTGGGCAACAGCATCACACATTGGGGCGACTGGGCAGAACTGCTCAACAACCCACATGTACGGAATCGAGGCATAGCCGGGGATATCAGCTATGGCGTACTGGCAAGAATGGATGAAGTGCTGTCTTCCCTACCTGACAAACTTTTTATCATGATAGGCGTCAACGACATCGGCAGAAAGATTCCGCTGGAAAATACGCTGCTCAACTATCGCCGTATTCTTGATAAAATAAAACAGGCGTCTCCCAAAACAAAAGTTTATATACAAAGCGTATTACCAATCAATGAAACCATTATCAACAGGCAATATTACACCGGCACTATTCCGGAAATACAACGGATGAATAAGGCCCTGCAAGCTTTTGCCAACGATAATAATATTCCATTCATTGACCTTTACCACCTCCTGGCCGACAAAGACGGACAGATGCCGGCAGCTTATACTTACGACGGCATTCATCTTACCGCTGCTGCATATATACGCTGGACAAGCTTTCTAAGGGACAAACATTTTCTGTAATACATCACCCAAAATCATTTCACACGATAGCTACTGATAACCTACCGTGCCATCTTAAAAAAATAACAATGAAAATCACAGGTACTTTTCTTGATGAAATCAGCCATGATATTCCACATCAAAACTGGGGTCGCGCCGAATGGGATGCCGACTTCTCACATATGAAGGCTATCGGAATAGACACTGTATTCCTTATCCGTAGCGGTTTCCAACGCTGGTTAACCTATCCGTCCAAAGTATTGATGAAGGAAGAAAACTGCTACGAACCTCCGGTAGACCTGGTTAAAATGTTCCTGGAACTCGCCGATAAGCACAAAATGAAATTCTATTTTGGCCTCTATGATTCTGGTAACTACTGGTGGAAAGGCGATTTCCAGAAAGAAGTAGATATCAACCTGAAAGTAATTGATGAAGTGTGGAAAA
This window of the Chitinophaga sp. Cy-1792 genome carries:
- a CDS encoding FAD-dependent oxidoreductase, giving the protein MKHLSTFIRGTMLAVCLYSTTAYAQQLQTDVLIIGGGASGTTAGIQAARMGAKTTILEESTWLGGMLTSAGVSAIDGNDQLPSGLWGEFRSRLFKYYGGPANVSTGWVSNTLFEPSIGDSILKSMAGAEKDLNIRYSVQWKTVKKENNKWIVTFQKGKKTQSIQAAILIDATELGDVMAATNTPYSIGMDSRKVTHEEVAPLEANHYIQALTYVVTLKDFGTGADKTIPKPAGYDPTPFLCSCSASNPYGNTNNGIIDCDKMMEYGKLPNHKYMINWPGCGNDYPLNVIEMSREERNEALKKAKLHTLHYLYYLQTALGYKHLGIADEYPTTDKLPMIPYYREARRLHGITTLTLNHVAKPFDQPEAFYRTGIAVGDYPIDHHQSKDPNVPKINFEKAKVPSYNIPLGSLIPATTEDFIVAEKSISVTNIVNGATRLQPVVLQLGQAAGALAAISIKHNIQPRQVQVREVQDSLLKSGVYLMPYIDVKPENKHFAAIQRIGATGVLRGSGVAYTWANQTWFYPNRPISEYEFVEGLSSYYPAAKTLQPTGEDLTPAYIVKALSTASTKSISLENLAGAWSKLQLDIAFNKNASLNREAAAVITDYLLHPFDLQVDFNGYLVK
- a CDS encoding GDSL-type esterase/lipase family protein, whose amino-acid sequence is MWKYTPMLICALTASTLCSAQQHDTAKARYDSTYHNYLYDSRLAYFKGLPDTKHEIIFLGNSITHWGDWAELLNNPHVRNRGIAGDISYGVLARMDEVLSSLPDKLFIMIGVNDIGRKIPLENTLLNYRRILDKIKQASPKTKVYIQSVLPINETIINRQYYTGTIPEIQRMNKALQAFANDNNIPFIDLYHLLADKDGQMPAAYTYDGIHLTAAAYIRWTSFLRDKHFL